From the Solanum lycopersicum chromosome 10, SLM_r2.1 genome, one window contains:
- the LOC101254854 gene encoding peroxidase A2, with product MSSSSYYYYSFNFSVIICILLVVLSIFSHSNAQLNSNFYENNCPNVSDIVRCVLQEALQSDARIGASLLRIHFHDCFVNGCDASILLDNNAKTKIVSEKNAAPNANSLRGFNVVDNIKVAVENCCPGVVSCADILALAAESSVSLAGGPSWNVLLGRRDSRRANQGGANISIPSPLEDINKITTKFSAVGLTITDLVALSGAHTFGRAQCRLFRERLYNFNGTGKPDPTLNTNYLAKLMKICPKKGSNTALANLDLTTPNKFDNNYFANLQNKKGLLESDQKLFSKNSASEITNIIKTFSRDQNVFFQSFVESMINMGNISPLTGTNGEIRLDCKRVN from the exons atgtcttcttcttcttattattattattcttttaatttctcaGTAATAATATGCATTTTGCTTGTAGTTTTGAGCATTTTTTCCCATTCAAATGCTCAGTTAAATTCCAATTTTTATGAGAATAATTGTCCAAATGTTTCGGATATTGTTCGATGTGTTCTTCAAGAAGCTTTGCAATCTGATGCACGTATTGGCGCTAGTCTTCTTCGAATTCATTTTCATGATTGCTTTGTTAAT GGATGTGATGCATCAATATTGTTGGATAATAATGCGAAAACAAAGATAGTGAGTGAAAAAAATGCCGCTCCAAATGCTAATTCCTTAAGGGGTTTTAACGTTGTTGATAATATCAAGGTTGCTGTTGAGAATTGTTGTCCTGGTGTTGTTTCTTGTGCTGATATTCTCGCTCTTGCTGCTGAATCATCTGTTTCTCTG GCAGGTGGTCCTTCATGGAATGTGTTATTAGGGAGAAGAGATAGTAGAAGAGCAAATCAAGGAGGAGCTAATATTTCTATTCCTTCTCCTCTTGaagacataaataaaattactacaaaGTTTTCAGCTGTTGGCCTCACCATTACTGATCTAGTTGCATTATCAG GTGCTCACACATTTGGACGTGCCCAATGTCGTTTATTTAGAGAGAGGCTTTACAATTTTAATGGTACTGGAAAGCCTGAtccaacattaaacactaaTTATTTAgccaaattaatgaaaatatgtcCAAAAAAAGGAAGTAACACTGCTTTGGCTAATCTTGATCTTACAACTCCAAATAAATTTGATAACAATTATTTTGCTAATttgcaaaataaaaaaggacTTTTGGAGTCggatcaaaaattattttcaaaaaatagtgCATCAGAAATTACCAATATTATTAAGACATTTAGCAGGGACCAAAATGTCTTTTTTCAGAGCTTTGTGGAGTCAATGATTAATATGGGGAATATTAGTCCATTAACAGGGACTAATGGAGAAATTAGATTAGATTGTAAGAgagttaattaa
- the LOC101254548 gene encoding DNA-directed RNA polymerase III subunit 2-like, whose product MNMDCDATMSSPRNNLNNGIDKQYLASPIKNSVDKYQLIPEFLKVRGLVKQHLASFNYLVKTDIRKIVRANHEIRSTRDPNIFLRYRDVRIGEPSMTYDGVREKLSPQKCRLADLTYAAPIFVTVDYTMIRNGQISMATQKDVVIGRMPIMLRSCLCVLYEKDEEQLAKLGECPLDPGGYFVVNGREKVILIQEQLSKNRIIIDTDRKGCVQASVICSTEKTKSKTIIKMEKEKVYLELNMFKTKVPIMVVMKAMGMESDQEVVQMIGRDPRYSALLLPSIEECADLKLYTQHQALEFLENDKMFRMPSYSTGPVEKGARALSILRDMFLAHVPVNQHNFRKKCIYVAVMMRRMMEAILNKDAMDDKDYVGNKRLELSGQLLSLLFEDLFKSMNDEARREFDAYSKPSDLLYHVKRSNRITVELQRALSTGNWDIKRFRMHRKGMTEVLARLSYIGTLGYMTKIKPQFEKSRKVSGPRALQPSQFGMICPCDTPEGEACGLVKNLALMTHVTTDEDERPIMSLCYDLGVEDLEQLSAAELHTPNSYLIILNGLILGKHRSPQRFANGMRKLRRAGQIREFVSIFVNDKQCCVYIASDGGRVCRPLVIAEKGVSRIKELHMNELRDGVRDFNSFLRDGLIEYLDVNEENNSLIALYEKEATPDTTHIEIEPFTILGVCAGLIPYPHHNQSPRNTYQCAMGKQAMGNIAYNQLNRMDGLLYLLVYPQRPLLTTRTIELVGYDKLGAGQNATVAVMSYSGYDIEDAIVMNKSSLDRGFGRCIVMKKHAAMCQKYKNLTSDRLIKPQRQGYEAERILDDDGLASPGEIIRNGDIYINKESPTVTVATVTSPMDLPDSAYRLSRQTYKGTEGEPTVIDRVALHSDENNNLSIKFMIRQTRRPEIGDKFSSRHGQKGVCGIIVQQEDLPFSERGICPDLIMNPHGFPSRMTVGKMIELLGSKAGVSCGRFHYGSAFGEPSGHADTVDAISETLVKHGFCYNGKDFIYSGITGMPLQAYIFMGPIYYQKLKHMVVDKMHARGSGPRVMMTRQPTEGRSRNGGLRVGEMERDCLIAYGASMLIHERLMLSSDPFEAQVCRKCGLLGYYNYKLKIGICSMCKNGENMSTMKLPYACKLLFQELQSMNIVPRLKLTEAV is encoded by the exons ATGAATATGGATTGCGATGCTACTATGTCCAGTCCGAGAAACAACTTGAACAACGGAATTGACAAGCAGTATCTTGCTTCTCCTATTAAGAATTCGGTGGACAAGTATCAACTTATTCCAGAATTTCTAAAGGTGAGAGGATTGGTGAAGCAACACTTAGCCTCGTTCAATTACTTGGTTAAGACGGATATAAGGAAGATTGTACGTGCAAATCATGAGATTAGATCAACACGGGATCCTAATATCTTTCTTAGGTACAGAGATGTCCGTATTGGTGAACCATCGATGACTTATGATGGTGTAAGGGAGAAGCTAAGTCCACAGAAATGTCGACTAGCTGACCTTACCTATGCAGCTCCAATTTTTGTCACAGTAGATTACACAATGATAAGGAACGGGCAGATATCAATGGCAACGCAGAAAGATGTTGTCATTGGACGAATGCCTATTATGCTAAGAAGTTGTTTGTGTGTGCTGTATGAGAAAGATGAAGAACAACTAGCAAAACTTGGAGAATGCCCACTTGATCCGGGAGGATATTTTGTTGTCAATGGCAGAGAGAAGGTGATTTTAATTCAAGAGCAGCTCTCGAAGAACAGGATAATCATCGATACAGATAGAAAAGGTTGTGTACAAGCATCTGTTATCTGCAGCACAGAAAAAACGAAGAGCAAAACAATTATAAAGATGGAGAAAGAAAAGGTATACTTAGAGTTGAATATGTTCAAAACCAAGGTCCCCATAATGGTTGTCATGAAGGCCATGGGAATGGAAAGCGATCAAGAGGTTGTGCAAATGATAGGAAGAGATCCTCGGTATAGTGCTTTGCTTTTGCCATCAATCGAGGAGTGTGCAGATCTCAAGTTGTATACACAACATCAAGCACTGGAGTTCCTCGAGAATGACAAGATGTTCAGAATGCCTTCGTATTCTACTGGTCCAGTTGAGAAGGGAGCCCGAGCTTTGAGTATTCTTCGTGACATGTTTCTTGCACATGTTCCAGTCAATCAACATAATTTCCGCAAAAAATGCATATATGTTGCAGTAATGATGAGGCGCATGATGGAAGCAATCTTGAACAAGGATGCAATGGATGACAAGGACTATGTGGGGAACAAAAGACTGGAGCTCTCTGGTCAGCTACTCTCTCTCCTTTTTGAAGATTTGTTCAAGTCGATGAATGATGAAGCTAGGAGGGAATTTGATGCTTACTCCAAACCTTCCGACCTGTTATATCATGTAAAGAGAAGCAACAGAATTACCGTTGAATTGCAGAGAGCCCTATCTACGGGCAACTGGGATATTAAACGATTTAGGATGCACAGGAAAGGCATGACTGAGGTTCTTGCTAGGCTATCATACATCGGAACGTTGGGCTACATGACGAAGATCAAACCACAATTCGAGAAGTCTAGAAAAGTTAGTGGCCCTAGAGCACTGCAACCTAGCCAGTTTGGCATGATCTGCCCTTGTGATACTCCAGAAGGTGAAGCTTGTGGATTGGTGAAAAATCTGGCCTTGATGACTCATGTTACAACAGATGAGGATGAGCGCCCTATTATGTCTTTG TGCTACGACTTGGGTGTTGAGGACTTGGAACAACTTTCAGCAGCAGAACTTCACACGCCAAATTCTTATCTCATCATATTAAATGGACTTATCCTAGGCAAGCACAGGAGTCCCCAGCGATTTGCTAATGGAATGAGGAAGCTACGGAGGGCTGGTCAAATCAGGGAGTTTGTAAGCATCTTTGTGAATGATAAGCAGTGCTGTGTCTACATTGCTTCAGATGGTGGACGTGTCTGTCGTCCACTTGTAATTGCTGAAAAAGGTGTTTCTAGGATCAAGGAGCTCCATATGAATGAGTTGAGGGATGGTGTGCGTGACTTCAACAGCTTTCTAAGAGATGGTTTGATAGAATATCTTGATGTCAACGAGGAGAACAACTCATTGATTGCTCTATATGAAAAGGAGGCAACACCAGATACAACACATATTGAGATTGAGCCTTTCACAATCTTAGGTGTTTGTGCTGGTTTGATACCTTATCCTCATCACAATCAGTCCCCTAGGAATACCTATCAGTGTGCGATGGGTAAACAAGCTATGGGAAACATTGCATACAACCAATTGAATCGGATGGATGGTTTGCTTTACCTTTTGGTGTATCCTCAACGCCCTTTACTGACTACAAGAACAATTGAGTTGGTTGGATATGATAAACTAGGCGCTGGACAGAACGCTACTGTTGCTGTGATGAGCTATAGTGGCTATGACATTGAGGATGCAATAGTAATGAACAAGTCTTCTTTAGATCGAGGTTTTGGGCGTTGCATAGTGATGAAAAAACATGCCGCCATGTGTCAGAAGTATAAGAATCTCACATCAGATAGGCTAATTAAACCACAACGTCAGGGTTATGAAGCAGAAAGGATTCTGGATGATGATGGACTAGCTTCTCCAGGAGAAATTATTCGAAATGGTGATATCTATATCAACAAGGAGTCCCCTACAGTCACGGTTGCAACAGTCACATCTCCAATGGACTTGCCGGATAGTGCTTATAGGCTAAGTAGACAAACTTATAAAGGTACTGAAGGGGAGCCAACTGTCATTGACAGAGTGGCTCTTCACTCTGATGAAAACAACAATTTAAGCATCAAATTTATGATACGTCAGACCCGTAGGCCTGAGATTGGTGACAAGTTTAGTAGCAGACATGGGCAGAAAGGAGTCTGTGGCATCATTGTACAACAGGAAGATCTTCCGTTTTCTGAACGTGGAATTTGCCCTGATCTAATTATGAATCCTCATGGATTTCCAAGCCGAATGACAGTAGGAAAGATGATTGAGCTTCTTGGCAGTAAAGCTGGAGTTTCGTGTGGTAGGTTTCATTATGGCAGTGCTTTCGGAGAACCCAGTGGTCATGCAGATACAGTTGATGCTATCAGTGAAACTCTGGTAAAGCATGGATTTTGCTACAATGGGAAGGATTTTATTTATTCAGGCATCACTGGTATGCCACTACAAGCATACATCTTCATGGGGCCAATATATTACCAAAAGCTGAAACACATGGTCGTAGACAAAATGCATGCTCGTGGGAGTGGGCCTCGTGTTATGATGACAAGACAACCTACCGAAGGGAGAAGTAGAAATGGAGGTTTACGTGTGGGAGAAATGGAACGTGATTGTTTGATTGCATATGGTGCAAGTATGTTGATACACGAGCGCCTGATGCTTTCCAGTGATCCATTCGAGGCTCAGGTTTGCAGAAAATGTGGTTTATTGGGATATTACAACTACAAGCTGAAGATTGGCATTTGTTCCATGTGTAAGAACGGGGAAAACATGTCTACGATGAAGTTGCCCTATGCGTGCAAGCTCCTATTCCAGGAGCTCCAATCAATGAACATTGTTCCACGATTAAAACTAACAGAAGCTGTTTGA